A part of Melittangium boletus DSM 14713 genomic DNA contains:
- a CDS encoding carboxypeptidase-like regulatory domain-containing protein, with product MKRNTLWAYGCTALLLSACGSTSPASEPSVPGGGDTETPTPARGSVSGKLFNARGAPVVNSPVLLMHASGQVVVNTDGSGAFSFPDVAVPYDLATVTSDKSEARVYKGLTQRVLTLLLGEDPLVPDGVLHSATLEGAFSGGQPPYVGANAPVMVFRASPGSGVSFPASGGSATGYSRKVEWRGPTSITGSLYALQSTQDPVTGLPTGFPGYGRRDNVTLTEGATISAQDVALEAVASAPLALDVTVPTGLQLAGTGVAMMLPDQAFFSIAGQNRPSGTSFRYVVPQVAQATFILLASAMEASPSGISYSSAQKTGMAAGSTTTLSLPDIARPITPEAAAVGVTHGTDFSWSPVAGGVYNFQLRTLPGSSPRPLSLAVLTANIHTSVPDLRAIGFSLPANTSFVWSVMFDAISPATVDALFERVPDSAAGFSELATSLGPARMLTTAATP from the coding sequence AACCCTCGGTTCCTGGAGGGGGCGATACGGAGACGCCGACTCCCGCGAGGGGGAGCGTGAGTGGGAAGTTGTTCAATGCCCGGGGCGCGCCCGTGGTGAACTCCCCCGTGCTGCTGATGCACGCCAGCGGACAGGTCGTGGTGAACACGGACGGTTCGGGCGCGTTCAGCTTTCCAGACGTGGCCGTCCCCTACGATCTCGCCACCGTGACGAGCGACAAGTCGGAGGCGAGGGTTTATAAGGGCCTCACCCAGCGCGTGCTCACGTTGCTCCTCGGTGAGGACCCACTTGTCCCCGACGGCGTCCTCCACTCCGCCACCCTGGAGGGCGCCTTCAGTGGCGGTCAGCCTCCCTACGTCGGCGCGAACGCCCCCGTGATGGTCTTCCGTGCATCCCCGGGGAGCGGGGTTTCCTTCCCCGCTTCCGGCGGCAGCGCGACGGGCTACTCGCGCAAGGTGGAATGGAGGGGGCCTACCTCCATCACCGGCTCGCTCTACGCCCTCCAGTCCACCCAGGACCCCGTCACCGGCCTGCCCACGGGCTTTCCGGGCTATGGACGGCGCGACAACGTCACCCTCACGGAGGGCGCCACCATCTCGGCCCAGGATGTCGCCCTGGAGGCCGTGGCCAGCGCCCCCCTCGCCCTCGACGTCACCGTGCCCACCGGGCTCCAACTGGCCGGCACCGGCGTGGCCATGATGCTCCCGGACCAGGCCTTCTTCTCCATTGCCGGCCAGAACCGCCCCTCGGGCACCTCGTTCCGCTATGTGGTGCCCCAGGTGGCACAGGCCACGTTCATCTTGTTGGCGAGCGCGATGGAGGCATCCCCGAGCGGCATCTCCTACTCCTCGGCCCAGAAGACGGGCATGGCAGCGGGCAGCACCACGACCCTCTCGCTGCCGGACATCGCCCGGCCCATCACCCCCGAGGCGGCCGCAGTCGGCGTGACGCACGGCACCGACTTCTCCTGGAGCCCGGTGGCCGGGGGGGTGTACAACTTCCAGCTCAGGACGCTGCCGGGCAGCTCGCCGCGGCCCCTCTCCCTCGCGGTCTTAACGGCCAATATCCACACCTCCGTGCCGGATCTGCGCGCGATAGGCTTTTCCCTGCCCGCGAACACCTCGTTCGTGTGGTCCGTGATGTTCGACGCCATCTCTCCCGCCACGGTGGACGCGCTGTTCGAGCGCGTCCCGGACAGCGCCGCGGGCTTCTCCGAGCTGGCCACGAGCCTGGGCCCCGCGCGCATGCTCACCACGGCGGCCACGCCCTGA
- a CDS encoding FAD-dependent monooxygenase: MSHDVLVTGASVTGPALAWWLHRFGMNVTVVERSPAFRDGGQNIDVRGAGREVLRRMGLEQAVAKAGTGEQGIVFVDENNRVKAEFDKEVFGGNGPTAELEILRGDLARILYEHSRDRAEYVFGDSIESLDDGGEGGIEVTFKKGGARRFDLVIAAEGIGSSTRRLLFGDTAKRRPFNLYMGYFTLPKGENDGVFARWYNAPGGRSVLLRPDPKGTTRAVLTLQQAPCGYEDLSLDEQKQVLKERFADAGWETPRVLQGLAQADDFYFEMIGQMRLECWSKGRTALVGDAAYAPSPVSGMGTSLGLVGAYVLAGELSRHDDHAEAFAAYERIMRPYVDQAQDVPKLGPRIANPRTRFGIVLQQAVLNLATKPGIRNLAGKLIEPPAEKIDLPDYGRAVSR; the protein is encoded by the coding sequence ATGTCACACGACGTGCTTGTCACCGGTGCCAGCGTCACGGGCCCGGCCCTCGCCTGGTGGCTGCACCGGTTCGGGATGAACGTCACCGTCGTCGAGCGCTCGCCCGCGTTCCGCGATGGCGGCCAGAACATCGACGTGCGTGGGGCCGGCCGAGAGGTGTTGCGGCGCATGGGGCTGGAGCAGGCGGTTGCCAAGGCCGGCACGGGCGAGCAGGGCATCGTCTTCGTCGATGAAAACAACCGCGTGAAGGCGGAGTTCGACAAGGAGGTATTCGGCGGCAACGGCCCGACCGCCGAGCTGGAGATCCTCCGCGGAGACCTCGCGCGTATTCTCTATGAGCACAGCCGTGACCGCGCGGAGTACGTCTTCGGCGACAGCATCGAGTCACTCGACGACGGGGGAGAGGGAGGAATCGAGGTCACCTTCAAGAAAGGCGGCGCCCGTCGCTTCGACCTCGTCATCGCCGCCGAGGGAATCGGCTCCTCGACGCGTCGGCTCCTGTTCGGTGACACCGCGAAGCGTCGGCCGTTCAATCTCTACATGGGCTATTTCACCCTCCCGAAGGGCGAAAACGACGGTGTTTTCGCCCGCTGGTACAACGCACCGGGTGGGCGCAGCGTGTTGCTCCGCCCCGACCCCAAGGGCACGACGCGCGCCGTGCTCACGCTCCAGCAGGCGCCCTGTGGCTACGAAGACCTCTCGCTCGACGAGCAGAAGCAGGTGTTGAAGGAACGCTTCGCCGATGCCGGGTGGGAGACGCCACGCGTGCTCCAGGGGCTCGCTCAAGCGGATGACTTCTACTTCGAGATGATCGGTCAGATGCGACTCGAGTGCTGGTCAAAGGGTCGGACCGCGCTCGTCGGCGACGCCGCCTACGCCCCCTCGCCGGTCAGTGGCATGGGCACGAGCCTCGGCCTGGTCGGCGCGTATGTGCTGGCGGGCGAGCTGTCGCGCCATGACGACCATGCCGAGGCCTTCGCCGCCTATGAGCGGATCATGCGGCCCTATGTCGACCAGGCGCAGGATGTGCCGAAGTTAGGCCCGCGTATCGCGAATCCGCGAACGCGGTTCGGGATCGTGCTCCAGCAGGCCGTCTTGAATCTCGCGACGAAGCCGGGCATCCGGAATCTCGCTGGCAAACTGATCGAGCCACCCGCCGAGAAGATCGATTTGCCCGATTACGGCCGGGCCGTCTCTCGATGA
- a CDS encoding alpha/beta hydrolase, whose amino-acid sequence MPRVTATADTSWAWPGQFHTLGPFDVPGFPSRHAHVYMPSGNDVPLHERPVLYLFDGQNSWTDWGSYAGGWYAHEAAEKLVGSRTFRAPVVVGLEHGGDRRIDELSPWEMTPGRGGHAEHFFDWVVHHFMPHVQRTFGLPGGALHTVVGGSSMGGLAALWSHYRYPHAIGGAIAMSPAFSVGGKALFPFVDSRSKPLISRVYLDCGGREGGGSMLAVAEEMYRVLERKGYPEGGLMWRPDPEAGHNEKAWRRRLPKALRFMFRR is encoded by the coding sequence ATGCCACGCGTGACCGCGACCGCTGACACCTCTTGGGCCTGGCCTGGACAGTTCCATACGCTCGGGCCTTTCGATGTCCCGGGTTTTCCCTCCCGCCATGCGCATGTGTACATGCCGAGCGGAAACGACGTGCCGCTCCACGAGCGGCCCGTGCTCTACCTCTTCGACGGCCAGAACAGCTGGACGGACTGGGGCAGCTATGCGGGTGGCTGGTACGCGCATGAGGCCGCCGAGAAGCTCGTGGGCAGCCGGACCTTCCGGGCGCCCGTCGTCGTGGGGCTCGAGCACGGCGGCGACCGGCGCATCGATGAGCTGTCGCCGTGGGAGATGACGCCTGGCCGCGGCGGCCACGCGGAGCACTTCTTCGACTGGGTGGTGCACCACTTCATGCCGCACGTGCAGCGCACCTTCGGGCTGCCGGGTGGGGCACTGCACACGGTGGTGGGTGGCTCGTCCATGGGGGGCCTGGCGGCGCTCTGGTCCCACTACCGCTACCCGCACGCCATCGGCGGGGCGATTGCCATGTCACCTGCCTTCTCCGTGGGCGGTAAGGCGCTCTTCCCCTTCGTGGACAGCCGCTCCAAGCCTCTCATCAGCCGCGTGTATCTCGACTGCGGCGGGCGTGAGGGCGGAGGCAGCATGCTCGCGGTCGCCGAGGAGATGTACCGTGTTCTCGAGCGCAAGGGCTACCCAGAGGGCGGACTCATGTGGCGCCCGGACCCGGAGGCCGGGCACAATGAGAAGGCCTGGAGGCGCCGACTGCCCAAGGCGCTGCGTTTCATGTTCCGGCGCTGA